Proteins encoded within one genomic window of Chitinophagales bacterium:
- a CDS encoding ABC transporter ATP-binding protein, which yields MKRIKLLVNIIRKRLSLLGIALLLLFISVAIRTLEPKVIQVIFDYLLQKNLTTSDITLNWIIQFIQIFRSYSLLYQILILAGLYVLMAALRSVTILSSRAISYNASEKSVQEFRVRLFEHIQKIPMSAFNILNKGELIQRSTGDMDTIKNFISNHTIELIRLLTLFFFSAYMLFQINWQYALCCVSLTPLIFISTYLFFNYEGKVWQEHEDEADKLTNIAQENLNGIRTVKVYNQMASEMEKFNKQNEVKLKVGLKHMRLHTIFWPVNDMLLYVQTAIFILLGGIYVMNGEMSLGALVAAYTYNSMLGFPIKQAGRVLSQMSMAFVAIDRIQDILAQQVESKDGTLAKNLCGDIRFENVSFQYDATSKAVLSNISFEMKGGEKLAIMGKSASGKTSLVKLLTRLYQLSDGNITVDSKNIARYELSSFRNRIGYVMQQSTLFSMDLGENLAYAKSEASSEEKEQVLELAGFENYHTILPKGMHTQIGEKGVSLSGGQKQRLSLARTLIKDHDILILDDITSALDKNTEKKVLENVMRQAVDKTVWIITHRLSTLKYVDKVLVLNEQGKLQSFGEPELVRKTDSYLKELEEIEKNQIADMTI from the coding sequence ATGAAACGTATAAAATTATTAGTCAATATTATTCGAAAGCGATTGTCGCTTCTCGGTATTGCTTTATTGTTACTTTTTATTAGTGTGGCCATTCGCACCTTAGAACCCAAGGTTATACAAGTTATCTTTGATTATCTCCTTCAAAAGAATTTGACAACAAGTGATATCACATTGAATTGGATAATACAGTTCATACAAATATTTCGATCCTACAGTCTCCTGTATCAGATTTTGATTTTAGCTGGGTTGTATGTGTTGATGGCTGCTTTGCGCAGTGTTACTATCTTATCCTCGCGTGCTATCAGTTATAATGCTTCTGAAAAATCAGTTCAAGAATTTCGTGTGCGACTCTTTGAGCATATTCAAAAAATACCTATGAGCGCATTCAATATTCTCAATAAAGGGGAACTCATTCAGCGGTCAACCGGCGATATGGATACAATAAAGAATTTTATTTCCAATCATACTATAGAATTGATTCGTTTGCTCACCTTGTTTTTTTTCTCGGCCTATATGCTTTTTCAAATTAACTGGCAATATGCGCTATGCTGTGTATCGCTGACACCTCTTATTTTCATCTCGACCTATCTGTTCTTTAACTATGAAGGTAAGGTGTGGCAAGAACACGAAGACGAAGCAGACAAACTGACGAATATAGCACAAGAGAATTTGAACGGCATTCGGACGGTCAAGGTCTATAATCAGATGGCTTCGGAAATGGAAAAGTTTAATAAACAAAATGAAGTGAAACTAAAAGTAGGACTCAAACATATGCGACTGCATACCATATTCTGGCCAGTCAATGATATGCTACTTTATGTGCAAACGGCTATTTTTATTTTACTAGGAGGCATTTATGTAATGAACGGAGAAATGAGCCTAGGGGCGCTCGTGGCGGCTTATACATATAATAGTATGCTGGGGTTTCCTATCAAACAAGCAGGGAGAGTGCTCTCACAAATGAGTATGGCCTTCGTAGCTATCGATAGAATACAAGATATATTAGCACAACAAGTAGAGAGTAAAGATGGCACATTGGCAAAAAATTTGTGCGGTGATATTCGCTTTGAAAATGTTTCTTTTCAGTATGATGCAACTAGCAAAGCAGTGTTATCGAATATATCTTTTGAAATGAAAGGTGGCGAAAAGCTTGCTATCATGGGTAAATCTGCGTCTGGTAAAACTAGTTTAGTGAAACTGCTCACAAGATTGTATCAGTTAAGTGATGGAAACATAACTGTGGATAGTAAGAATATCGCTCGGTATGAGTTGAGTTCATTTCGCAACAGAATAGGTTATGTCATGCAGCAGTCCACTTTATTTTCAATGGACCTAGGTGAGAATCTCGCTTATGCTAAATCGGAAGCGAGCAGTGAAGAAAAAGAGCAAGTGCTAGAACTAGCAGGATTTGAGAACTATCATACCATTCTACCTAAAGGTATGCATACCCAAATCGGTGAGAAAGGAGTTAGTCTTTCCGGAGGTCAGAAACAGCGCTTATCATTAGCCAGAACATTAATCAAAGATCATGATATTCTCATACTAGACGATATCACATCCGCATTGGATAAAAACACGGAGAAAAAAGTTTTAGAAAATGTAATGCGCCAAGCAGTGGATAAAACAGTATGGATCATTACGCATAGATTGTCCACGCTGAAATATGTTGATAAAGTTCTAGTGCTAAATGAACAGGGCAAATTGCAGTCTTTCGGTGAACCAGAGTTGGTTCGAAAAACGGATAGTTATTTGAAAGAATTGGAAGAAATAGAAAAGAACCAGATTGCTGATATGACAATTTGA
- a CDS encoding ABC transporter ATP-binding protein: MQELEFNQDKTIFPFLKRMFVYVWTYERNKFILMLIAAGIVGFIDSLYPYLFSQFINDCLVNNNKSNASLANPCLQKYLWYLAAMIVATCSFVFLFIYAAGTISERTIFNMRKQLFEKLQFMTFSYFDKNSAGWLLSRISSDTDRVSEVISWGLIGMAWAIVSIVFSIGIMLSTHFLMGLMILLSIPVMIYLSSQIRKLILKYSRLSRKINSEMVGLINEHIHGVELNKILSNEDKAVQIFQSKAIEHRKASYKSAFYSAAFFPIIIIVGNIAAASVLGYGVVDIIKLQSGLTIGALSAFFIYSIQIFEPISDISNYYSIAQNSLSAGERIFNLLDDSIEKGHENFLNDFTTIRGEIRLDHIHFAYNDEKKVLSDFNLHIAPGEQIALVGPTGEGKSTIASILAQLYKPQEGKLYVDEQDVSKMSLSSFRHHVGIVLQQPHVFSGTIADNVRYGNKKISNEKVKEIFEWMGCDDLANRIEEILQPDGINLSIGEKQLIAIARVFAYDPKILILDEATSSIDSITEQKLQKAVKQVLKGRTSIVIAHRLSTIIESDRILYIQNGQIIEQGSHQELMTKKGVYWKLHQVA, from the coding sequence ATGCAAGAATTAGAATTTAACCAAGATAAAACGATATTTCCTTTTCTCAAACGAATGTTTGTCTATGTATGGACCTACGAGAGAAATAAATTTATACTCATGCTCATAGCGGCAGGTATCGTAGGTTTTATAGATTCTCTTTATCCCTATTTGTTTTCGCAGTTTATCAATGATTGCTTGGTGAATAATAACAAAAGTAATGCTAGTCTTGCGAATCCCTGTCTTCAGAAGTATCTATGGTATCTAGCGGCTATGATAGTAGCAACCTGTAGTTTTGTATTTTTATTTATTTATGCAGCTGGCACTATCTCTGAGCGCACTATTTTTAATATGCGCAAGCAACTTTTTGAAAAATTGCAATTTATGACTTTTTCTTACTTTGATAAAAACTCAGCGGGTTGGTTGCTGAGTAGAATTTCATCGGATACCGATAGAGTATCAGAGGTCATTTCTTGGGGACTCATAGGCATGGCATGGGCTATCGTATCTATCGTCTTTAGCATAGGTATCATGCTGAGCACACATTTCCTTATGGGTTTAATGATTTTACTTTCTATACCTGTTATGATTTATCTCAGTAGTCAAATTCGCAAACTCATACTGAAATATTCAAGACTGAGTAGAAAAATAAATAGCGAAATGGTGGGGCTTATCAACGAGCATATTCATGGAGTAGAACTTAATAAAATTTTGTCGAACGAAGACAAGGCGGTGCAAATTTTCCAATCCAAAGCCATAGAACATCGCAAAGCTTCGTATAAATCCGCTTTCTATTCAGCTGCGTTTTTTCCAATTATCATAATTGTAGGAAATATCGCTGCAGCAAGTGTTTTAGGCTATGGAGTTGTAGATATTATCAAGCTCCAATCAGGATTGACTATCGGTGCACTCTCAGCATTTTTCATTTATTCTATTCAAATATTTGAACCTATATCGGATATATCCAACTATTATTCCATAGCGCAAAATAGCTTGAGTGCTGGAGAACGAATTTTCAATTTGTTGGATGATAGTATAGAAAAAGGCCATGAAAATTTTTTGAATGATTTTACAACTATTCGAGGAGAAATACGATTAGACCATATTCATTTTGCTTACAATGATGAAAAGAAAGTTCTTTCAGATTTTAATTTACACATAGCACCTGGTGAACAGATAGCCCTTGTGGGACCTACAGGTGAGGGTAAATCAACTATAGCTTCTATCTTAGCTCAGTTATATAAACCACAAGAAGGCAAACTGTATGTCGATGAGCAAGATGTATCAAAAATGTCTTTATCTAGTTTTAGACACCATGTAGGGATAGTGCTTCAGCAGCCTCATGTGTTTTCTGGTACGATAGCAGATAATGTTCGCTATGGAAATAAAAAAATCTCCAATGAAAAAGTGAAAGAAATTTTCGAATGGATGGGCTGTGATGATTTGGCTAATAGAATAGAAGAAATTCTGCAACCAGATGGAATCAATCTATCTATTGGTGAAAAGCAGTTAATAGCTATTGCAAGAGTATTTGCTTACGATCCTAAAATTTTGATACTCGACGAAGCTACTTCTTCTATAGATTCTATCACAGAACAAAAATTGCAAAAAGCGGTTAAGCAAGTTCTCAAAGGAAGAACATCAATTGTAATCGCTCATAGATTGTCTACCATCATAGAAAGCGATAGAATATTGTATATTCAAAATGGGCAAATCATAGAACAAGGAAGTCATCAAGAACTCATGACTAAGAAAGGAGTATATTGGAAATTGCATCAGGTTGCGTAG